The genomic window AATTTTATGTTTAAAGAAAGGGCGGAAAATGAGCGAAAGCGGCAAAAAAAGCCCGCAAAAAGAGGAAAAGGTCAACCGTCAAGCGGCGGAAACGATCTATGCGGAAATGGTAAGCTGCTCGCAATCCGGCGTCAGCTCGATCAATGCCGGTCGCGCGGACATCGATCACTCCGGCATCGGATTTCTCAAGGCGCAGAATGTCAGCCAGACCAACTGCGGCAACGCGGTGGTTGTAGCCAGGAATCTTAAGACCAGCTCGGTGCGTTCGCTGATCACGATCTCGGACAATATCGACGGCGATGTGAAAACCGTGCTGGACAAACAGGGCGCGGCGGTTTGCGGCTTGGTCTTTGCCGCGGTGCTGATGTTTTTCCGGATCATTAGACGGCTGTGCTTCAGATAATCTTTATTCGCTTAAAATAATTTTTAGGAGTTTTATGGATAAAAATATCGTCACCTATTCACGTTCGACTACGGTCAATCTTTCCCGAATTTGCTCCAGCTTGTGTGATTACTGCGATTTTCCCGTGAACAACGCGGATCAGGCGGCCTTTGAACTGGCTGTGCCGTACTCGACGATCAAGCATTGCGTGCAGGCCAAAAAAGCCGGCGTCAAAGAAGTGGTTTTTATGGCCGGCGAGCGGCCGGATAATTTTTCCGCGGTGCGCGCGCGGCTCGATCTCTGGGGCTTCAATTCGTATATCGAGTATGTGTACACGGTCTGCGAGCTGGCTTTTTTGGAAGGCCTGCTGCCCTCGTTGAATATCGGTTACATTGCCAAAGATGAAATGCTGCGCAACGCGGAAAGCGCCTGGAACGGCATCCGCCGGATTGTGGCGTCGGTTTACATGATGCTGGACTGCGCCGATGAAAAAATTTTGGAAAAATATTCGCCGCGTAAAACTTTGCAGTCGCGCGTGGAAACGATCTCTTATGCCGGACTCGGCAAGGTGCCGGTGACCACCGGTATTTTGGTCGGCCTTGGTGAATCGGAAAGAAGCCGCCGTGAAGCGCTGGAAATTATCAAAGCTCTGCACGCGGAGTATGGCAATATTCAAAATGTTATTCTGCAGAATTATCAGCCGATCAACAACGGCAAAGTGGAAATTAAAAATCTGGTCAGCAAAAATGAAATGCTCAAAACGCTGGATTTGGCGCGGCGGATCCTGCCGCGTGATATTCAGATCACCGTGCCTGGCGCGGATAATGAAAATATTTTGGATTTTATCAAAGCGGGCGTGCGGGATATCGGCTCTTATGATCTGGTGGAAGAAAAGAAAAACGGTCAGGATCATGACAAGCTGCTGGGCACGCTGAAAAAAGCTTTGAAAAAACAGGGCTTGGGTTTGCAGCGGCGGCTGCCGATTTTCTCCAAATATATTTTGGAAAACTGGTACTCGCGCAAACTGGCGCAAATTTTAGACCGCTACAAAGCGCTGCTGAAAAACTCCGAAAATGTCGATCTCGGCGTGGATGTCGAGGGCGCTTTTGCCGAGGAATTTGATTTGCCGGACAGGAGCAGATCACGCCGCCGCCGGGCCGGACGGAAAAAAGCGTCCCGTCCAGCCAAAAAAAGCAGGCGTTAATTCTGATTTTTGAGCTGCTTTTTGAGCAAGCCCAGTAAATAAAGCTTTTCTCCGCCGCGAATTTTAGCTTTAAGCAGCAAAGGGTCTTTTTGCATAACACACCTCCCTTACAAAAACTCCCAACATTTTTGCCAAGTCTTATATAGGTAATACTGCAAGATTTATGCCAACTGCCGGAGCAGGCTGTTTTTTACTGACAGCGGAATTTACACTCTCGAATTTATTCGACAATAATGGTTTGTTTGAAGATCTTTTCGTTTTTGAGCTGAAAGAAAATCGTGTAATTGCCGGTGGCTGGCGCCGGGATCTCGATAGTTTGACGGACGGGCAGGGAGGTCACTTTGTCCGCGGGGTCGAGCACAGCGATCTCTTGAATTTTTTCCGGCTGTAGAGCGCTGACGACGATGCGCTTGCGGAGCACATTGATCTCCGGCTGAAAATCAGCGTTGCCGGCCGTGCGCACCGCGGAGTTTTGCGGAAGCTGAAAATCGAGTCCCAGCCCGAACAAAAACGAATTGTCTATTTCCACTTTGGTCGGATTGAAGAGCAGAGCCAGATCACAGTGAAAATCGTTATAGCGCAGCCCCGTGCCGAGCGTAAATTCCTCGTTGCTGTTGTAGCCGCCGCGCAGACAAAAAATATTTTGCAG from Candidatus Margulisiibacteriota bacterium includes these protein-coding regions:
- the cofG gene encoding 7,8-didemethyl-8-hydroxy-5-deazariboflavin synthase subunit CofG — its product is MDKNIVTYSRSTTVNLSRICSSLCDYCDFPVNNADQAAFELAVPYSTIKHCVQAKKAGVKEVVFMAGERPDNFSAVRARLDLWGFNSYIEYVYTVCELAFLEGLLPSLNIGYIAKDEMLRNAESAWNGIRRIVASVYMMLDCADEKILEKYSPRKTLQSRVETISYAGLGKVPVTTGILVGLGESERSRREALEIIKALHAEYGNIQNVILQNYQPINNGKVEIKNLVSKNEMLKTLDLARRILPRDIQITVPGADNENILDFIKAGVRDIGSYDLVEEKKNGQDHDKLLGTLKKALKKQGLGLQRRLPIFSKYILENWYSRKLAQILDRYKALLKNSENVDLGVDVEGAFAEEFDLPDRSRSRRRRAGRKKASRPAKKSRR